TGAGAACAAACTCATTCGGCATTAACAGATTATCTTTGTCGTTCCATTTAAGTTTTTTATCAGCATAAAACTTATTGATTAACTCAACATCAACCTCAATAGTACGCCAGCCGGTATAGAGCTCATCGAACTTAACCTTAGATTTCTCATAATCCTGTACTAATAAGCCAACAGCCTCCGCCTTTATCCGCAGATTAATATCTTTGGATATAAATATAACATTCTCCCCTTTTTGCTGTAACGCTACGGCGGTTAGAAGTATGCGGTTATCCTTTTTTGAACTTTCAAAATCATACGCGATCTTCGCATTATGCTCAAGTTCAATTTTTAACACCCCGCCGTTCTTCAGAGGAACGCCTTCACTGAGCTTCCCGTGTTTTCTTAACCCGTCGAGGTTACGCGAAATCTGGCGTGCCATACGCCCGCGTTCATCCGCGAGTTTCTTAAAGTTATCCAACTCCTCAATAACCGCCATCGGGACTGACACCTTATTATCCGCAAAGTTATACATCGCATCAGTATCATGCAGAAGAACGTTGGTATCCAGTACAAAAGTTTTACGTTTACATGCCTCAGCAGCTGTCGTACTCATTTTATTAAATTCCTTCCCTCGCGGACTTCACCGCATCAATATACTTTTTCGCAAGCACCGTAATTTCATCCCATTTATTCTCAGCGACAAGTTTTTTGTTAACCAGATTACTCCCCGCAGCAACCGCTACTGCGCCAGCCTGTATAAACTTCCCTGCGGTTTCCAGGCTTACCCCGCCGGTTGGCAACATTTTTACATAGGGTAACGGCGCAAGAACGTCCTTAAAAAACTGCGGGCCAAGTGATGTCGCAGGAAAAACTTTTACGATATCCGCCCCGGCTTCCCAGGCGGTAAGAATTTCTGTCGGGGTAATCCCTGCGGGTACCACAGCTTTTGAGTACCTCCGGCACATAGCGATAACATCGAGTTTCAATACGGGGCTAACGATATAATCCGCCCCGGCAAGGATTGCCATCCTTGCGGTTTCCGCGTCAAGTACCGTACCCGCACCGATCACAGCTTTATCGCTATACTCTTTTGCCAGTATTTTGATAACATCAATCGCACCGGGAACGGTTAATGTAATTTCTATGCATTTAACCCCGCCTGCGAGTAACGCATCCGCAATATTATTAACTTTTTTTGCATCATCCACACGTACAACTGCCACTATACCGGTTGAGGTTACGATCTCCAAACATTGTTGTTTATCCATAATAATATAATTACCTGCTAATCCTTAATCCCGCGCCCTTAATCTGCGCTTCAACTTCCTCTTTTGTGCTCCAGTTAAGATCGCCCGGCATTGAATGCTTAAGCGCAGCCAGGGCATTACCGTGTTTTACGCCTTTATCAATATCCCCGTCAATATATCCGTAGATAAACCCGCCGGAATAGGAATCACCCGCACCGACACGGTCAACGATTTCTACGGAATACGTTTTGTCTTTATACAACTTACCATCAGCATACGCTATGGCTGTCCAGTCATTTGTCCAGACGGTAATATCTTTCCTCAGGGTTATGGTTACAACCTTGAACTTAAACTTATCGGCTAACGTTTTCGCTACTTCCTCGTAGTTTGTCCCTTTGATACCAAAAACTTTATTCGTATCCTCTTCTGTGGTTATAAGCACATCAACGTATTCCATCAACGGTTCCTGACACTTCCGCGATTCTGCTTCAGTCCACAACTTAGCACGGTAGTTAAGGTCGTAACTTACGGTGAGGCCAAGTTTTTTTGCGGTAACCAACGCTTCTTTTGTA
This region of Elusimicrobiota bacterium genomic DNA includes:
- a CDS encoding sugar kinase, with the protein product MSGNYKVVTFGEAMLRLSPQNFERLEHARSLRTEVGGGELNVAVILSRMGVPSAWVSALPNNTIGHMVRNKAREHGVDTDNIAWSKEGRVGLYFMEYGALPRASRVIYDRAGSAISMIKPGDIDWEKVLKPAKHLHTSGITPALSKSAAEVTKEALVTAKKLGLTVSYDLNYRAKLWTEAESRKCQEPLMEYVDVLITTEEDTNKVFGIKGTNYEEVAKTLADKFKFKVVTITLRKDITVWTNDWTAIAYADGKLYKDKTYSVEIVDRVGAGDSYSGGFIYGYIDGDIDKGVKHGNALAALKHSMPGDLNWSTKEEVEAQIKGAGLRISR
- the eda gene encoding bifunctional 4-hydroxy-2-oxoglutarate aldolase/2-dehydro-3-deoxy-phosphogluconate aldolase → MDKQQCLEIVTSTGIVAVVRVDDAKKVNNIADALLAGGVKCIEITLTVPGAIDVIKILAKEYSDKAVIGAGTVLDAETARMAILAGADYIVSPVLKLDVIAMCRRYSKAVVPAGITPTEILTAWEAGADIVKVFPATSLGPQFFKDVLAPLPYVKMLPTGGVSLETAGKFIQAGAVAVAAGSNLVNKKLVAENKWDEITVLAKKYIDAVKSAREGI